A stretch of Christensenellaceae bacterium DNA encodes these proteins:
- the dut gene encoding deoxyuridine 5'-triphosphate nucleotidohydrolase has translation MEKQAVNIKKLHEQAVIPTYGSEHSAGADLYACIDEDMIIQPGETRLVPTGLAMEIPVGFAGLIYARSGLATKRGLAPANKVGVIDSDYRGEILVSLYNHSPEAQMVTSGERIAQLVLTPVLAVHFCEVEELCATQRGDGGFGSTGK, from the coding sequence ATGGAAAAACAAGCGGTTAATATCAAAAAGCTGCATGAGCAGGCGGTCATCCCGACATATGGTTCGGAACATTCCGCGGGTGCAGACCTTTACGCATGTATAGACGAGGATATGATCATCCAGCCGGGAGAAACGAGACTTGTGCCCACGGGGCTGGCGATGGAAATTCCGGTTGGGTTTGCCGGTCTTATCTATGCGCGCAGCGGGCTGGCGACCAAACGAGGCCTTGCGCCGGCAAATAAGGTAGGCGTTATTGACAGCGACTATCGGGGCGAAATACTCGTTTCGCTCTACAATCACTCTCCTGAGGCGCAGATGGTTACGTCCGGCGAGCGTATCGCTCAGTTGGTTTTAACGCCGGTGCTGGCAGTGCATTTCTGCGAGGTTGAAGAGCTATGCGCGACGCAGCGCGGCGACGGAGGATTCGGTTCAACGGGAAAATAA
- a CDS encoding fumarate reductase subunit A, with amino-acid sequence MFTPEMLASIKKVEETRAARIGVEPRRMTADEKDELLKKFHPDYREDSFETLKIGPNKGDKVPRELAALLQANSRVQGLELDLDRIEYDVDVLIIGGGGAGASAAVEAHKAGANVMVVTKLRMGDANTMMAEGGIQAADKPNDSPAIHYLDALGGGHYANKPELLKKLVTEGPGAVKWLNELGVMFDKEADGTMITTHGGGTSRKRMHAARDYSGAEIMRVLRDEVMNRQIPIVDFTAAIELLLDENGRAAGAVLMNMETGEYMIARAKTVIIATGGAGRLHYQGFPTSNHYGATADGLILAYRAGAPLLYADTLQYHPTGVAFPEQIFGALVTEKVRSMGAMLINSEGEAFMHPLETRDVAAASIIRECNERHKGVQTPEGYGVWLDTPMIDIIHGAGMLEKRLPAMLRMYMKYDIDMRKVPILIYPTLHYQNGGVNITVDGQSGVENLFIAGEAVGGIHGRNRLMGNSLLDVIVFGRNAGQHASEKARSVTPGKLTLRHVGEFAKEMEAAGIKSDKVSPLLLPTYTHGREKRQAEQ; translated from the coding sequence ATGTTTACACCAGAAATGCTTGCGTCCATCAAAAAGGTGGAAGAGACAAGGGCGGCAAGGATCGGCGTGGAACCCAGGAGAATGACCGCCGACGAAAAGGACGAATTACTAAAGAAATTCCATCCGGATTATCGGGAGGACAGTTTTGAGACGCTTAAGATAGGCCCTAATAAAGGAGATAAGGTTCCGCGTGAGCTGGCTGCGCTGCTGCAGGCAAACAGCAGGGTGCAGGGCCTTGAGCTTGACCTTGACAGGATCGAATACGATGTGGATGTACTCATTATCGGCGGCGGCGGCGCGGGCGCGTCAGCGGCGGTCGAGGCGCATAAGGCCGGCGCGAACGTCATGGTCGTCACTAAGCTGCGGATGGGCGACGCAAACACCATGATGGCGGAAGGCGGAATCCAGGCGGCGGACAAGCCGAACGATTCTCCGGCGATTCATTATCTGGACGCGCTTGGCGGCGGGCACTATGCAAACAAGCCCGAGCTTTTAAAAAAGCTGGTCACGGAAGGACCGGGCGCGGTCAAATGGCTGAATGAGCTGGGCGTGATGTTCGACAAGGAAGCGGACGGTACGATGATCACTACCCACGGCGGCGGTACGTCCCGCAAACGGATGCACGCCGCGCGCGACTATTCGGGCGCGGAGATTATGCGCGTGCTGCGCGACGAGGTGATGAACCGCCAGATCCCAATCGTAGATTTTACGGCGGCGATCGAGCTGCTCCTTGATGAAAACGGCAGGGCTGCGGGCGCGGTGCTGATGAATATGGAGACGGGCGAATACATGATCGCGCGCGCGAAGACGGTGATTATTGCAACAGGAGGCGCGGGCAGGCTGCATTATCAGGGCTTTCCGACATCCAACCATTATGGCGCGACGGCGGACGGCCTGATTCTCGCCTACCGCGCGGGCGCTCCGCTGCTGTATGCGGATACGCTGCAATACCATCCCACAGGCGTCGCTTTCCCCGAACAGATCTTCGGCGCGCTGGTGACGGAAAAAGTCCGTTCTATGGGCGCAATGCTCATAAACTCCGAAGGCGAGGCGTTCATGCATCCGCTCGAGACGCGCGATGTGGCGGCGGCTTCTATCATCAGGGAATGCAACGAGCGGCATAAAGGAGTGCAGACGCCTGAGGGATACGGCGTGTGGCTGGATACGCCGATGATCGACATCATACATGGCGCGGGAATGCTGGAAAAACGCCTGCCTGCCATGCTGCGCATGTACATGAAGTATGATATAGACATGCGTAAGGTACCGATCCTCATCTATCCGACGCTGCACTACCAGAACGGAGGCGTCAATATTACGGTGGATGGCCAGAGCGGGGTTGAGAACCTGTTTATCGCGGGGGAGGCTGTAGGCGGAATCCACGGAAGAAACCGTTTGATGGGCAATTCGCTTTTGGATGTTATCGTATTCGGACGGAACGCGGGACAGCATGCATCCGAAAAGGCACGGTCGGTAACGCCCGGCAAGCTTACGCTAAGGCATGTCGGGGAATTTGCCAAAGAGATGGAAGCTGCGGGCATAAAGAGCGACAAGGTTTCCCCATTGTTATTGCCAACCTATACGCACGGCCGCGAGAAACGCCAGGCGGAACAATAA